The genomic segment AGAGGAAGATGCGACCATGATTATGCAAGTTAATCCTTTCATTCAATACCAGGGAGCTGTGCTGCCCACTAGGTTGGCAGTAGGAGAGCTTAACAAACGCCTAAAGGGCTTGCTGCACTTGCGGTGTCCCTCTTGCATAAAAGATTTAATTGTTCAAGGGCATAAATATTTAAAAGAGCCAGAAGAGGAAGCTGTTCTGCATGGGGCCTTTTATCTAGCCACGGCTTATGAGTTGTATTGCGCGCTTAAAATAAGAGGATATAAATTTGATCAACAAGCACTCGATGAATACCTGGACAGCTTGGAGAAAAAGTTAGAAAATGATGAAACCCTACTGCATTATTTTGCCGCCCTAGAAAATCTCAGTATTTTTATTTATCTCTTTGCGGAAAGGCAAAATACATTATCCTACCTTAATGTGTTAGCAGGAAAGACAGCTAAAGAAACGCCTTTACATGTAGCTGCTATGGCTGGAAATATACCTATCGTACAGTTTCTGCTTGATCGGGGAGCAGATGTTAGAAAATTCGATAGCTGCCAAAATAGTGCTTTACATCATGCTTGTCAGTCTCAAAAAGATTGCGTCGATATCGTTAAACTTTTGTTGCAATACGACCCAGTCCTTATGAGAGCTAAAAATAGCGCAGGCCAGACCCCTTTACACTTATCTGCATTTATGGGAAATGCAAAGAGCTTGGAATACTTGCTAGTTCAAATTGCAGACCCCTGTGAAGTGGACCTGCAAGACATGGAGGGAAATACTTCCTTGCATTTAGCCGTGATTGGAGAGGGAATATCTTCTAATCAGCCAACAGCGGATTATGTCAAAATTATTGCAGCTTTAGTAAAAAAAGGAGCCAACCTAAATATCTTAAATCATAACCGAAAAACGGCCTTAGCGCTTATTTTTGAAAATGCAGCCATTATAAATGTTATAGTTGAAGAAAACCTAAGTCCTCAAATGCTGGTTAGTTTTCTTCAAAACTATTACCTTTCTCAAAATACCCTCTCTATTTTCAGAATTAAAATGCAGCAAGAGTGGGAACTTAAAGTTCCTTTAGAAGAAATTTATGTGCGTTTAGGGATCATTGAAAATAAAGAAAGAAAAACACGCGATCAAGCCTTAAATAAGCATTCTGAGTATTTACAAGATGCTCGTATTCCGGCTTACGAATCTATTTTCGAACCTAAGCAGAATATCGAAATCGAAAAGCTTTTCCAACATAAAAGCTTGAAAAAAAAAGCTCGTAAAAGAGTTTTTATCCAAGGTGCAGCTGGCATTGGTAAAAGCACTCTCTGTCATTATACTAGCTACTACTGGGCAAAAGGGAAGCTTTGGGCAGGCATGTTTGCCTGCCTTTTTCGGATTCCTTTAAGAAATTTAACTTTGAGGAAATACCCCGACGATAAAGAGTATGCTCCTGCTAGCATGATAGCAAAAGAATATGGCGACAAAATTGATCACAGAGTGATCGAGGCCTGTATAAACGACGCCGCTTTTTTACAAAACACCCTACTTGTTTTAGACGGGTATGATGAGCTCCCAGCAGAAGCTCAAGCAAACACAAGCCTAGCTGCCGCTTTTAAGCAGTTAAAGGAGCTATTTCCCCATATTTTAGTCACCTCAAGACCTGGAAGCTATTCTTTTGAGCGCTCTTGTGAGCTAGAGCTTTTAGGTTTTGATAAAAAAGGGGTCGGCTGTTATGTAAATAGGTTTTTCAAACAAGTTCAAGCCGAAGAGAAAAAGCAGAAGCTTAATCGTCTATTAGCTACTTCTCCTCAAATTTTAAGCCTGGCGCATATTCCCATTAACTTATCCCTGCTTTGTTGCCTATTTAACGAAGATCCACAGGTTTTTGATACCGAGCAATCCATTACAATGAGCGCTATCTATGCACGCGTAGTTAACTGGATGTACAAGTGGTTTCTTTTAAGAAGAATTGACCAAGGTATATCTAAACAAACTAAAGAACAAATTCTGACAGAAAAAAATCTGCGCCAAAATAAAGAAGTCGCTAAAATTGCTAAAGCTTTTGAAAAAATGGCTGACTTTGCAATGGAGAACGACACCCTTTATTTAAGCAAGCAAGAGATCGAAGATTTTAGGGGTAAAAAAATCTTACCCAATGAAATTACAGATTGTGGGCTTATGCGCATCCCTGAAGTAGAAACTGAAGCTGAAGAAAAAGGGTATTTCATCCACTTAACCTTCCAAGAGTTTTTAACCGCTTCAAAAGTTGCCAATCAATACCTCAAAGGAGAAAGGCAAACATGCCAAGAATTTTTGCAAAATTACAAGTTTGAACCTCGCTACGCTCTCGTTTTGCGCATGATTGCTGGCTGCCTTTCTTTCTCTACCTCAAGTAATCGGCGCTATGCGGATGCATTTCAGTCTTTTTTCGACGATCTTTTTGCTGCGCCGCAAGACTTAGCTGTCAGTAATGAGCTCACTTTGATTGCAGCGTGCTTTGAAGAGTGCCAAGACCCTAAGATGGTGAAGCA from the Parachlamydia sp. AcF125 genome contains:
- a CDS encoding HEAT repeat domain-containing protein, with amino-acid sequence MIMQVNPFIQYQGAVLPTRLAVGELNKRLKGLLHLRCPSCIKDLIVQGHKYLKEPEEEAVLHGAFYLATAYELYCALKIRGYKFDQQALDEYLDSLEKKLENDETLLHYFAALENLSIFIYLFAERQNTLSYLNVLAGKTAKETPLHVAAMAGNIPIVQFLLDRGADVRKFDSCQNSALHHACQSQKDCVDIVKLLLQYDPVLMRAKNSAGQTPLHLSAFMGNAKSLEYLLVQIADPCEVDLQDMEGNTSLHLAVIGEGISSNQPTADYVKIIAALVKKGANLNILNHNRKTALALIFENAAIINVIVEENLSPQMLVSFLQNYYLSQNTLSIFRIKMQQEWELKVPLEEIYVRLGIIENKERKTRDQALNKHSEYLQDARIPAYESIFEPKQNIEIEKLFQHKSLKKKARKRVFIQGAAGIGKSTLCHYTSYYWAKGKLWAGMFACLFRIPLRNLTLRKYPDDKEYAPASMIAKEYGDKIDHRVIEACINDAAFLQNTLLVLDGYDELPAEAQANTSLAAAFKQLKELFPHILVTSRPGSYSFERSCELELLGFDKKGVGCYVNRFFKQVQAEEKKQKLNRLLATSPQILSLAHIPINLSLLCCLFNEDPQVFDTEQSITMSAIYARVVNWMYKWFLLRRIDQGISKQTKEQILTEKNLRQNKEVAKIAKAFEKMADFAMENDTLYLSKQEIEDFRGKKILPNEITDCGLMRIPEVETEAEEKGYFIHLTFQEFLTASKVANQYLKGERQTCQEFLQNYKFEPRYALVLRMIAGCLSFSTSSNRRYADAFQSFFDDLFAAPQDLAVSNELTLIAACFEECQDPKMVKQYDDFIELVKDYIKHLCLLGLDVGRLLNNKNLLNHPKIVLTIEELLSDPKTKKNMLSILLSMVRAKVSLASEILGLIVEELKSPKKDSDSQRYAIEVLREVGRQGDELPKEALAVLIQVLKESDRRANKAYAASALREIVKRGDEPFKAALNALIQAFQEGDRMTKIFTARALRAIAQRGDKLSKEVLHALIQALKESDRMTSAYAVNTLVEIVKQGGKLSKEALNALIQAFKEGKEWTKRALWAITKQGGELSKEALATLTQALQEGEEWDKNSAVEIIEAITKQGSELFKEELVALAQTLKERDRGPKISAARTPAAIARQGNELPKEVLAALTQALRKNDRGTQASATRDLEAIAQREDGLPKEVLAALTQALVKSDRGTQASATRALEAIAQRGDELPKEVLAALTQALRKNDRGTQASAARALEAIAQRGDELPKEVLAALIQALQEGEEWTKYLAARVLETIANQGNQLPEEGLVALIQALKEGDRDAKGSAARALGVMTKQGDELSKKALDALIQALEEGEEWAKTSAAHALGEIAKQRGELPKEALDGLIQSLKEGEEWAKTSAARALGEIAKQGGELPKEALSALIQVLKEGDGRIKSFAAAALKKVDKNALLKMGAEAFALTAEACFFTENTFSVKVLQPHITDKKTAYLSKHTLKLSYEKIREKLPTELSEWRKRLDILSITGSSQSPADRT